ACTCGGCGGTGTGCATGGCGAGCTGCTTGACCTCGTCGGCGACCACGGTGAAGCCGTATCCGAGCTCGCCGGCCCGGGCCGCCTCGATGGTCGCGTTCAGGGCCAGCAGCCGGGTCTGCCGGGCGATCCCGGTGACCAGCTCGGCGGTCGAGGCGACCCGGCGCAGGCTGTGCTCGAGCGACGAGATCACCTGTTCGGCGTCGTGTGCCTGGCCGACGATCGCGTTGGTCGCCGCGTCCGCCACGCTGATCCGCTCGTCGATCACGTCGGCCGCGGTACGCACCTCGCTGACCTTGTCGGTGACCTGCCGCAGCTCCTCGGCGATCACCGTGGTGGACTCGTCGATGATCTCCTGGGTCCGCCGCCGGAACAGGGTCTCGGCCTGGCGCTGGTGCATGAACCCGGCCCGCAGTTGCTGTTCCCGGGCCACGTCGGCCTGGGCCAGGGCGGCCTCCTGGTCCTGCAACCGGGCGCTCGCCACCACCAGGGCCCGGCCGATGTCGCCCATCTCGTCGCGCCCGCCGGGCAGTGGCCGGGGCGCCAGATCGGCCTGCGAGATCGCGGTCACCGCCGCCACCGTCTGCCGCACGTCGTGGCTGGTCCGCCAGAGCACCGCGGCGGCGCACCAGAGGGCGAGCAGGAAGCCACCCAGTGAGATGCCCAGGACCAGGCCGCGTTCCAGCGAGTTCGCGGCCATCCGCGCGTCGAGCAGGTCGGTCAGGGTGCTGGTCAGCGGGCGTACGGTAGCGGTGGCCGCCGCCGCGACCGCGGCCGGATCGGCGGGCCCCGGGGTGTCGAGGGTCTCGGTCAGGTGCTTGTCCAGCGCGGTGATCGTGTCGGCCAGCGTCTGCACCGGGGTGAGCCGGTTCGCCAGCCCGTCGCTGTGGGTGTTCCTGGCCGCGGTCGCCACGTCGTTGCGCAGCGCGTCGGCGATCCCCTCCAGCCGGCCGGCCCGCACCGCCTGGGCGGCGACTGCCTGCCGGGTGTTCAGCCCGGTGTCCGGGTGAGCCGCCGCGAGCGCGGTCAGCAGCGCCTGCGGGACCTGCACCACCTGGGCGTCCATCACGTAGAACGAGTCCAGGTCGGGGTCGAGGATCAGGTTCGAGGTGTTGCCGAGCGCGGCGATCAGCCCGGCCAGGCCGGTGGCCGTGGCGATCCGCGCGGCGCCCGAGCCGTCGCCGATCTCCGGCACCTTCGTCATCTCGCCGCCGAGGTCGAGATC
Above is a genomic segment from Actinoplanes ianthinogenes containing:
- a CDS encoding methyl-accepting chemotaxis protein, which encodes MRPPPLPLRPVLAITDRLRTGMRLGLLVLALLVPGGLATGMYTAEKGHDLSFSDKERQGVAVLGPALTALADTAAGRKPDLDAIRTAIAAHPDLDLGGEMTKVPEIGDGSGAARIATATGLAGLIAALGNTSNLILDPDLDSFYVMDAQVVQVPQALLTALAAAHPDTGLNTRQAVAAQAVRAGRLEGIADALRNDVATAARNTHSDGLANRLTPVQTLADTITALDKHLTETLDTPGPADPAAVAAAATATVRPLTSTLTDLLDARMAANSLERGLVLGISLGGFLLALWCAAAVLWRTSHDVRQTVAAVTAISQADLAPRPLPGGRDEMGDIGRALVVASARLQDQEAALAQADVAREQQLRAGFMHQRQAETLFRRRTQEIIDESTTVIAEELRQVTDKVSEVRTAADVIDERISVADAATNAIVGQAHDAEQVISSLEHSLRRVASTAELVTGIARQTRLLALNATIEAARAGELGYGFTVVADEVKQLAMHTAESTDQILRTIDDLRRDTTAMSDTIATMIDGIGGVGDAATSLRSVAADQGTLMGRLAEQMTATLGRVDEMTDLADRLERREHERIAAAGKVALRRPGQGATRAVLINLSAGGLRCIVAGEDTFAEGTSIDAELTGFADGTVTVPSRVVNVVDSPGQQELGLQFLVTDDAMAQQLVAFAEQMVG